CCACCTTGCAAAGCCTGCTCTCGACCGTGACCTTCACACGCGCCTTCAATTTCGACATGGGCCGCAAAGCCGCGGCCATCCTGGGGATGGTCCATAGTCCGATAAAAAAAGGCTTCGGACTTTCCCCCGAAGGGTCCGTGACCCCGCTCGACAAGACCGCCGAGACCTGGTTCGAAATGGGCATCTTTGACAGCGTGAAACGGGCCAACCAAAGGACCTACCAGGACCATCTCTTCACCCTGGGCGGCCTGAAATACCAAGGAGAACGTCCCCAATTGATTCTCTCCGCCAAGGAAAAGGAATGGGCCCAGGGTTTTGCCCGGAAGAACAAGCTCTCCAAATTCAGGAAGATCGTGGGATTCAACATCGGCTCCGGGGGCCGTTGGCCCATGAAGCGCTGGCGCCTGGACGGTTTCGAATGGCTGGCAAAGGCCATCAAGAAGGAAAGTCCCAAGACCGGCATTCTCCTCTATGGGGGACCCGAAGAGCGCGACCTCATGCCCAAGCTCGCCCGCAAGCTCAAGGGCGTCTGCCTGGCCACCGGCACCGAGAACACCCTGCGCCAATTCGCTTCCCTGGTGGACCTTTGCGACGTCCTCGTGTCCGGGGACACCCTGGCCCTCCATATCGGCATCGCCCTGAAGAAAAGATTGGTGGCCTATTTCGGCCCCACCTCCGACACCGAGATCGACGTTTACGGGTCCGGCGAGAAGGTCATGCCCGTCTCCCCTTGTGAATGCTATTACCAGGGCCAATGCACGGCGAAGATATCCTGCATGCAGAACCTGAAAGAGAAGGACATGTTGGCGGCCGTGTTAAGACAGTTAAAACAATCCTGATCTCACCGCAAAGAAGCGAAGTCGCGAAAAATTATCAAAGTCATGCCATCCTTCGCCCTTCGCAATAAATCTTTTTAGGATCCAACGACATGAAAACCATCATCATGGTCCCCACCTATAACGAAAAGG
This window of the bacterium genome carries:
- a CDS encoding glycosyltransferase family 9 protein, encoding MDLFKPDCRHFTGEKPCAPHKAEGVVCRDCPRYDPVQERILIVKLDAAGDVLRSTSILPAFKAANPGLSIWWVTENGSKPLLEKNPYIDVLLGIDPTLQSLLSTVTFTRAFNFDMGRKAAAILGMVHSPIKKGFGLSPEGSVTPLDKTAETWFEMGIFDSVKRANQRTYQDHLFTLGGLKYQGERPQLILSAKEKEWAQGFARKNKLSKFRKIVGFNIGSGGRWPMKRWRLDGFEWLAKAIKKESPKTGILLYGGPEERDLMPKLARKLKGVCLATGTENTLRQFASLVDLCDVLVSGDTLALHIGIALKKRLVAYFGPTSDTEIDVYGSGEKVMPVSPCECYYQGQCTAKISCMQNLKEKDMLAAVLRQLKQS